The Aquipuribacter hungaricus genomic sequence CCGGGGTAGCGGAAGCCGGTCACCCCGTGGTCGACGATGTCGCGCGGGCCGCCGACGTCCGGGGCGACGACGGGGACCCGGGAGGCCATCGCCTCCTGCAGGGTCTGCCCGAAGGTCTCCTCGGTGCCGGTGTGGACGAACACGTCCAGCGCGGCGTACGCGTCGGCCAGCGCCTCCCCGCCCAGGTGGCCGAGGAACGTCGTCGGCACGCCGGCCTCGGCCAGGGCCTTCTCCAGCCCGGTGCGGCTCGGGCCGTCGCCGACGACGACCAGGCGCAGGCCGTCGACGCCGGCCAGCGCGGTGAGCCGCTCGACCCGCTTCTCGGGGAACAGCCGGCCGACGTAGCCGACGACGACCTCGCCGTCGGCAGCGAGCCGAGCCCGCAGCAGCTGGGCGCCCTCGCCCTCGCGGCGGCCCGGGGCGAACAGCTCGGTGTCGACGCCGCGCCCCCACAGCCGGACCCGGGGGACCCGGTTGGCCCGCAGGTCGTCGGCGGCCGCGCGCGAGGGCGCCAGCGTGAGGTCGGCCATCTCGTGCACCCGCCGCAGCCAGCGCCACACGCCCCTGCTGGCCATCCTGAAGCCGTGCCGGTAGGCGAAGCCGGCCATGTCGGTCTGGTAGACCGCGACGCTGGGCAGGTCCAGGCGCTCGCACGCGGTGAGGCCGTAGGCGCCGAGGATGAACGGTGCGGCGACGTGGACCACGTCCGGCTCGAACTCCTCCAGCGCCTGCACCAGGTGGGCGGTGGGCAGGCCGACGGGGAACTGCCGGTAGCTGAAGGCTGTCACCTCGCGCACGGGGGCGCCGGCGTAGGACTCCGGGGCGGGGCCGGGGCAGATGACGAGCGCCTCGTGGCCGTGCCGCTGCAGGTGCTCCAGGACGCGGCAGACGCTGTTGGTCACCCCGTTGACGGTGGGCAGGAACGACTCCGCCACCACAGCGACCCGCATGCGCGCCACTGTAGCGACAGCCCCGATACGGTCCCGGGATGAGCGAGACGACTCCTGCCCCGGCTCCTGCCCCGGCCACCCAGCAGCTGACGGGCTTCCACGCGGTGGTCCCCGCGGGGGGCGCCGGCACCCGGCTCTGGCCGCTGTCCCGCGCGGCCCGGCCGAAGTTCCTCCACGACCTCACCGGCGGCGGCCGCACCCTGGTGCAGGCGACGT encodes the following:
- a CDS encoding glycosyltransferase family 4 protein, which gives rise to MRVAVVAESFLPTVNGVTNSVCRVLEHLQRHGHEALVICPGPAPESYAGAPVREVTAFSYRQFPVGLPTAHLVQALEEFEPDVVHVAAPFILGAYGLTACERLDLPSVAVYQTDMAGFAYRHGFRMASRGVWRWLRRVHEMADLTLAPSRAAADDLRANRVPRVRLWGRGVDTELFAPGRREGEGAQLLRARLAADGEVVVGYVGRLFPEKRVERLTALAGVDGLRLVVVGDGPSRTGLEKALAEAGVPTTFLGHLGGEALADAYAALDVFVHTGTEETFGQTLQEAMASRVPVVAPDVGGPRDIVDHGVTGFRYPGEDDTALRDQVAGLVADPGLRERMGEAGRRAVLGRSWDAVCAQLLEHYEQARLMHPTTARRTVLDLSGMAGTDLLPR